The Halococcus agarilyticus genome includes a region encoding these proteins:
- a CDS encoding DUF7118 family protein, translating to MSETVAASDDVVADLEAAHAAYEETADHITDHGESEVRAVAAAHDRATTLLDRYDGRATGTGDFEAFIEFQEAYESFVDDLDDDLPHRDAFETTAERFDKRRLSESDFAAARETLAPAGDLADLLAERDARAETYRDARRAVDDRLATLDDRLDELERIHKLGDADLDAPVADLREPIAAYDDRVAEAFATFEREASAREFLGLIATTERYPLVAFASPPAELREYVETTAVGSEPVPTLIEYADYSPSKLAHYVDDPQELKRHVAVHRSYLERIDSEPLEIGWPPPSADDLRWRARELVAVVGRFAGEETVAALREIRTLAREDRYERLRNAARARAELTADERERLSSGALDRELDEARAERDRLAAALDDHPPL from the coding sequence ATGAGTGAGACCGTCGCCGCATCCGACGACGTGGTCGCCGATCTCGAAGCCGCCCACGCGGCCTACGAAGAGACCGCCGACCACATCACAGACCACGGCGAGAGCGAGGTCCGAGCGGTCGCGGCGGCCCACGACCGGGCGACGACGTTGCTCGATCGGTACGACGGTCGCGCCACCGGAACGGGCGACTTCGAGGCGTTCATCGAGTTCCAGGAAGCCTACGAGTCGTTCGTCGACGACCTCGACGACGATCTCCCACACCGCGACGCGTTCGAGACGACCGCCGAGCGCTTCGACAAGCGCCGGCTCTCCGAGAGCGATTTCGCGGCCGCCCGCGAGACGCTCGCGCCCGCCGGCGATCTCGCGGACCTGCTCGCCGAGCGCGACGCACGCGCCGAGACATACCGCGACGCCCGCCGGGCGGTCGACGACCGGCTCGCGACGCTCGACGACCGTCTCGACGAACTGGAACGCATCCACAAACTCGGCGACGCCGATCTCGACGCGCCCGTGGCCGATCTTCGCGAGCCGATCGCCGCGTACGACGACCGCGTCGCCGAGGCGTTCGCGACGTTCGAGCGCGAGGCGAGCGCGCGCGAGTTCCTCGGACTGATCGCCACGACCGAACGGTATCCTCTCGTGGCGTTCGCTTCGCCGCCCGCGGAGCTCCGCGAGTACGTCGAAACCACTGCGGTGGGAAGCGAACCCGTTCCGACGCTGATCGAGTACGCCGATTACTCCCCCTCGAAGCTCGCGCACTACGTCGACGATCCGCAGGAGCTCAAACGTCACGTCGCCGTCCACCGGAGCTACCTCGAACGCATCGACAGCGAGCCGCTCGAAATCGGGTGGCCGCCGCCGTCAGCCGACGACCTCCGGTGGCGGGCCCGCGAGCTCGTCGCGGTCGTCGGTCGGTTCGCCGGCGAGGAGACGGTCGCGGCGCTCCGCGAGATACGGACGCTCGCGCGCGAAGACCGATACGAACGCCTCCGCAACGCCGCGCGGGCGCGCGCCGAACTCACGGCCGACGAGCGCGAGCGGCTGTCGAGCGGCGCGCTCGATCGCGAACTCGACGAGGCGCGTGCGGAACGCGACCGGCTCGCCGCGGCGCTCGACGACCATCCACCGCTCTGA
- the glmM gene encoding phosphoglucosamine mutase, with the protein MELFGSSGIRGVANETVTPEFCLRVGMAVGTVVGGERVAVGRDTRATGEMFANAVVSGLQSVGCDVDRLGVLPTPAVQLYAEDEVVPAVMITASHNPAEYNGIKLVGEDGIELPVEELERVETALDEDGFARARWDGTGDARTVDGYRESYIEEVVDAVDRGRIAGADLTVALDPGHGAGALTSPAIFRELGCSVVTVNAQPDSRFPGRDPEPVPENLAGLGRLVRAADADVGIAHDGDADRAIFFDEHGEYVEGDATFAVLAAGVLDSDATTVSAVTASQRLVDVADKAGATLERTPVGSTQIISRVRDLESEGQSVPVAGEGNGGVLFPAYRLARDGAYTAARFLELIAERPASEVVADVGGYHNVRTTVGYGSDAEREALLAAVARHAEANSGDLDTTDGYRLDFGDAWVLARESGTEPVVRIYAEAREADRAHELADDLETALDAALADA; encoded by the coding sequence ATGGAACTGTTCGGGTCGAGTGGGATCCGCGGGGTCGCGAACGAGACGGTGACGCCGGAGTTCTGTCTCCGGGTGGGAATGGCGGTCGGCACGGTCGTCGGCGGTGAGCGAGTCGCGGTGGGTCGCGATACGCGCGCGACCGGCGAGATGTTCGCGAACGCCGTCGTGAGCGGGTTACAGAGCGTCGGCTGTGACGTCGATCGGCTGGGTGTGCTCCCGACGCCGGCGGTCCAGCTGTACGCCGAGGACGAAGTCGTCCCGGCGGTGATGATCACCGCCTCGCACAACCCGGCGGAGTACAACGGGATCAAACTCGTCGGCGAGGACGGGATCGAACTCCCGGTCGAGGAGTTAGAGCGCGTCGAGACGGCGCTCGACGAGGACGGGTTCGCCCGCGCACGGTGGGACGGGACCGGCGACGCGCGAACGGTAGATGGATATCGGGAGTCCTACATCGAGGAAGTGGTGGACGCCGTCGACCGCGGCCGGATCGCGGGCGCGGACCTGACGGTGGCGCTCGATCCGGGCCACGGCGCTGGCGCGCTGACCAGCCCTGCGATCTTCCGCGAGCTCGGGTGTTCGGTCGTCACGGTGAACGCCCAGCCCGACAGCCGGTTCCCGGGCCGAGACCCCGAGCCGGTGCCCGAGAACCTCGCCGGCCTCGGTCGCCTGGTGCGCGCCGCCGACGCCGACGTGGGGATCGCCCACGACGGCGACGCCGATCGGGCGATCTTCTTCGACGAGCACGGCGAGTACGTCGAGGGCGACGCCACGTTCGCGGTGCTCGCCGCCGGCGTGCTCGACAGCGACGCCACGACCGTCTCGGCGGTCACGGCCTCCCAGCGCCTCGTCGACGTGGCCGATAAGGCGGGCGCGACGCTCGAACGCACCCCGGTCGGGAGCACGCAGATCATCTCTCGGGTGCGCGATCTCGAAAGCGAGGGGCAGTCGGTACCGGTCGCGGGCGAGGGCAACGGCGGCGTGCTCTTCCCAGCATACCGACTCGCCCGCGACGGCGCATACACCGCCGCCCGCTTCCTCGAACTCATCGCCGAGCGACCGGCGAGCGAGGTGGTCGCCGACGTCGGCGGCTACCACAACGTTCGGACCACGGTCGGCTACGGATCGGACGCCGAGCGCGAGGCGCTGCTCGCCGCGGTCGCTCGCCACGCCGAAGCGAACTCCGGCGATCTCGATACGACCGACGGCTACCGCCTCGACTTCGGCGACGCGTGGGTGCTCGCCCGCGAGAGCGGCACCGAGCCGGTCGTGCGGATCTACGCCGAGGCGCGCGAGGCCGACCGCGCACACGAGCTCGCCGACGATCTCGAAACGGCGCTCGACGCCGCACTGGCCGACGCGTAA
- the gyrA gene encoding DNA gyrase subunit A, with protein MSSDIPQSNPDAAADIEAVRIEDEMEQSYIDYAMSVIAGRALPDVRDGLKPVHRRILYAMHEEGVTSGSGHRKSSSVVGDTMGDYHPHGDSAIYDALARMAQDFSMRAPLVDGQGNFGSVDGDPPAAMRYTEARMSPISEELLADLGKDTVDFQSNYDDRLEEPGVLPAAYPNLLVNGSSGIAVGMSTNVPPHNLGEVIDATIHLIENPDCEVEDLMEYVKGPDFPTGAEIVGREAIHSAYTTGRGRVRMRASYEIEEMGDRERIVITELPYQQNKAKLVEHVADLVNDGTLEGVSDLRDESDRDGIRIVVELKRGALTDVVENQLLEHCLEKTFGVINLALVDGEPQVLDLKELLGHYLDHRREVVRRRSEHDLNEAEERAHILEGRLTALEHAEDVVERIRDAEDRDAAKAALREAYQFSERQADHIVRMQLGSLTALEAEEIEDEHEAVEAEIERLETILASDAELDRVITEELREVRDEYADDRRTRIVEDYGTVTREDLIPDEEVIVVMTENDYIKRMPASEFDAQGRGGKGIIGTKLKEGDRVSTVFRANTHDYLLAFTNQGYVYRLKVYEVPEMGRTARGKSAINLVDLDDGEDITAVVATDDLGAEECLTMVTREGYVKRTCATDFDNIHSNGLIATRLEEGDELVDVEVTAKNGDDDDLLIATRQGMAIRFPKGEAREMGRSARGVNAIKLTGDDAAVGVVAASDDADLLTVTENGYGKRTPMGEYRTQSRYGKGLKDIKTNDRNGRVTAIEAATADDDLVVMSEGGQIMRTRVGDISTVGRNTMGVTVMKLDDGDHVACVDVLSGSD; from the coding sequence ATGAGCTCAGACATCCCCCAATCCAATCCGGACGCAGCCGCGGACATCGAGGCCGTCCGGATCGAGGACGAGATGGAACAGTCGTACATCGACTACGCGATGAGCGTCATCGCCGGACGCGCGCTCCCGGACGTCCGCGACGGCCTCAAACCCGTCCACCGGCGCATCCTCTACGCGATGCACGAGGAGGGCGTCACCAGCGGCTCCGGCCACCGGAAGTCCTCCTCCGTCGTCGGCGACACGATGGGCGACTACCACCCCCACGGCGACAGCGCGATCTACGACGCGCTCGCGCGGATGGCCCAGGACTTCTCGATGCGCGCGCCCCTGGTCGATGGCCAGGGCAACTTCGGCTCCGTCGACGGCGATCCGCCCGCCGCGATGCGATACACCGAGGCCCGGATGAGTCCGATTTCGGAGGAACTGCTCGCGGACCTCGGCAAGGACACCGTCGACTTCCAGTCGAACTACGACGACCGCCTCGAAGAGCCAGGCGTCCTCCCCGCCGCGTACCCGAACCTCCTCGTCAACGGCTCGTCGGGCATCGCCGTCGGAATGAGCACGAACGTCCCACCGCACAATCTGGGCGAGGTGATCGACGCCACGATCCATCTCATCGAGAACCCCGACTGCGAGGTCGAGGACCTGATGGAGTACGTCAAGGGCCCGGACTTCCCGACCGGTGCCGAAATCGTCGGGCGCGAGGCGATCCACTCGGCGTACACCACCGGTCGCGGCCGGGTTCGAATGCGCGCGAGCTACGAGATCGAGGAGATGGGAGATCGGGAGCGGATCGTCATCACCGAACTCCCCTACCAGCAGAACAAGGCCAAGCTCGTCGAGCACGTCGCCGATCTCGTCAACGACGGCACGCTCGAAGGAGTCTCGGACCTTCGCGACGAATCCGACCGGGATGGCATCCGGATCGTGGTCGAACTCAAGCGGGGCGCACTGACCGATGTCGTCGAAAACCAGCTGCTCGAACACTGCCTCGAAAAGACCTTCGGCGTCATCAACCTCGCGCTGGTCGACGGCGAGCCCCAGGTGCTCGACCTGAAGGAACTCCTCGGCCACTACCTCGACCACCGCCGTGAGGTCGTCCGGCGACGCTCCGAACACGATCTCAATGAGGCCGAGGAGCGCGCCCACATCCTGGAGGGGCGGCTGACCGCGCTCGAACACGCCGAGGACGTCGTCGAACGAATCCGTGACGCCGAGGACCGCGACGCGGCGAAGGCGGCGCTCCGCGAGGCCTACCAGTTCTCCGAGCGCCAGGCCGACCACATCGTGCGGATGCAGTTGGGGAGTCTGACCGCGCTCGAAGCCGAGGAGATCGAGGACGAGCACGAGGCCGTCGAGGCCGAGATCGAGCGCCTCGAAACGATTCTCGCGAGCGACGCCGAGCTCGATCGGGTCATCACCGAGGAGCTCCGCGAGGTCCGAGACGAATACGCCGACGACCGCCGGACCCGGATCGTCGAGGACTACGGGACCGTGACCCGCGAGGACCTCATCCCCGACGAGGAGGTCATCGTGGTGATGACCGAGAACGACTACATCAAGCGGATGCCCGCGAGCGAGTTCGACGCCCAGGGCCGGGGCGGGAAGGGGATCATCGGGACGAAGCTGAAGGAGGGCGATCGGGTCTCGACGGTGTTCCGGGCGAACACCCACGACTACCTGCTCGCGTTCACCAACCAGGGGTACGTCTACCGGCTGAAGGTGTACGAGGTGCCCGAGATGGGCCGGACCGCCCGCGGGAAGTCGGCGATCAACCTCGTCGATCTCGACGACGGCGAGGACATCACCGCGGTGGTGGCGACCGACGACCTCGGCGCGGAGGAGTGCCTCACGATGGTCACGCGCGAGGGCTACGTCAAACGCACCTGCGCGACCGACTTCGACAACATCCACTCGAACGGGCTGATCGCCACCCGGTTGGAGGAGGGCGACGAACTCGTCGACGTCGAGGTCACCGCGAAGAACGGCGACGACGACGATCTCCTGATCGCCACCCGGCAGGGGATGGCGATCAGGTTCCCGAAGGGAGAAGCGAGGGAGATGGGCCGGAGCGCGCGCGGCGTGAACGCGATCAAGCTCACGGGCGACGACGCGGCCGTGGGCGTGGTCGCCGCGAGCGACGACGCCGACCTGCTGACCGTCACCGAGAACGGCTACGGCAAGCGAACGCCGATGGGCGAGTACCGCACCCAGTCACGCTACGGCAAGGGGCTGAAGGACATCAAGACCAACGATCGGAACGGCCGTGTGACGGCGATCGAGGCCGCGACGGCCGACGACGATCTCGTGGTGATGAGCGAGGGCGGCCAGATCATGCGCACGAGGGTCGGCGACATCTCGACCGTGGGCCGGAACACGATGGGCGTCACAGTCATGAAGCTCGACGACGGCGACCACGTGGCCTGCGTGGACGTTCTCTCCGGCAGCGACTGA